The Arachis hypogaea cultivar Tifrunner chromosome 19, arahy.Tifrunner.gnm2.J5K5, whole genome shotgun sequence genome has a window encoding:
- the LOC112752027 gene encoding auxin response factor 18: MFGESSGKWLDSELWHACAGSMVQMPPLNSKVLYFPQGHAEHAHGGKVDFRTRIPSFIPCWLSGIKYMADSDTDEVFVKLFLTPLTQENTNALLMDLEDGGDDCGNNNGGVVEGGHQEKPASFAKTLTQSDANNGGGFSVPRYCAETIFPRLDYSADPPVQNIVAKDVHGNCWKFRHIYRGTPRRHLLTTGWSNFVSQKKLVAGDSIVFLRAKDGDLCVGIRRAKKVAVGGGEVSVSSVVEAVSFGVNGRPFEVVYYPRGSSPEFCVKASVVRDAMKVRWCSGMRFKMPFETEDSSRISWFMGTISSVQLLDPIHWPNSPWRLLQVVWDEPELLQHVKCVNPWLVELVSDIPTYHLSPFSPTRKKPRFLHNQDFHLINNQLPIMPGFPSNYSYSNDNHLVMNHSSKSLLMNIQENNSIAGIQGARHAQLLDLSPSDYPFFNNLPSQSQSHNMNLISPPYCGTYKNSNADISCLLSVGNSSHNLKEEHNEEVKSSSPPSHIFLFGQLIHTEQHCSNGGSSSSNGNNSSDEGTLLKMKSNNASELHLNSSPVEKNPSSNGGSPWYKDQHKSGLGTENVNLLCLAL, translated from the exons ATGTTTGGGGAGTCATCAGGAAAGTGGTTGGATTCTGAATTATGGCATGCTTGTGCTGGTTCCATGGTTCAAATGCCACCTCTGAACTCAAAAGTTTTGTACTTTCCACAAGGGCATGCAGAGCATGCTCATGGAGGAAAAGTGGATTTCAGAACGAGAATCCCTTCTTTCATTCCATGCTGGCTCTCTGGAATCAAATACATGGCAGATTCTGATACTGATGAGGTCTTTGTCAAGTTGTTTTTGACACCTCTCACTCAAGAAAACACCAATGCATTGTTAATGGATTTGGAGGATGGTGGTGATGATTGTGGTAACAACAATGGAGGAGTTGTTGAGGGGGGTCATCAAGAGAAACCTGCTTCATTTGCAAAGACACTGACACAATCTGATGCCAACAATGGTGGAGGGTTCTCAGTGCCTCGTTACTGTGCTGAAACCATATTCCCAAGGCTGGATTATTCTGCTGATCCTCCTGTTCAGAACATTGTTGCCAAAGATGTTCATGGAAATTGCTGGAAGTTTAGGCACATCTATAGAG GAACTCCTCGCAGGCACCTATTGACCACTGGATGGAGCAATTTTGTGAGCCAGAAGAAGCTTGTAGCTGGTGATTCCATTGTGTTCTTGAGAGCTAAGGATGGTGATCTGTGTGTTGGGATAAGGAGGGCCAAGAAGGTGGCAGTTGGAGGCGGCGAGGTGTCGGTGTCATCGGTGGTTGAAGCTGTGAGTTTTGGTGTTAATGGAAGGCCATTTGAGGTTGTGTACTATCCAAGAGGAAGCTCACCTGAGTTTTGTGTTAAGGCCTCAGTTGTGAGAGATGCAATGAAAGTGAGGTGGTGTTCTGGGATGAGGTTCAAGATGCCCTTTGAGACTGAGGATTCTTCTAGAATCAGTTGGTTCATGGGAACCATTTCTTCTGTTCAGCTTCTTGATCCCATTCATTGGCCTAATTCTCCATGGCGTCTTCTGCAG GTGGTGTGGGATGAACCAGAATTACTACAGCATGTGAAGTGTGTAAATCCTTGGTTGGTTGAATTAGTCTCAGACATTCCCACCTACCATCTTTCTCCATTCTCTCCAACTAGAAAGAAACCAAGGTTTCTTCACAATCAAGATTTTCACCTCATCAATAACCAACTTCCAATAATGCCAGGATTTCCCAGCAATTATAGTTACAGTAATGATAATCATCTTGTTATGAATCATTCTTCTAAGTCCTTATTGATGAACATTCAAGAGAATAACAGTATTGCAGGCATACAGGGAGCCAGGCATGCTCAACTTCTTGATCTGTCTCCATCTGATTATCCTTTCTTCAACAATCTTCCATCACAATCACAATCACACAATATGAATCTTATTAGTCCCCCTTATTGTGGGACCTATAAGAACAGCAATGCTGATATATCTTGCTTGTTAAGTGTTGGAAATTCTAGCCATAATTTAAAGGAAGAACACAATGAAGAAGTGAAATCATCATCACCACCATCCCATATCTTCTTGTTTGGACAACTGATTCACACTGAACAGCATTGTTCAAACGGTGGCAGTTCTAGCTCAAATGGGAACAATTCATCTGATGAAGGGACTTTGCTGAAGATGAAATCAAATAATGCTTCTGAATTGCATCTAAATAGTAGTCCAGTAGAGAAGAACCCTTCTTCTAATGGAGGGTCTCCCTGGTACAAAGATCAGCACAAATCTGGTCTTGGAACAGAAAATGTTAATCTACTTTGCTTGGCTCTATAG